In Streptomyces sp. NBC_00341, the DNA window TGGGTGTGCCTCTCCGTGCACTCTCTGCGTATGACGTACGCGTTACTGTGTAAGGGTTACGCATAACTAGGATGGCCGTCAAGGGAAGGCGGTTTCAGGTGACGGAAGAGAACGGTTCGCCGGGCGGTACGGGCCTGCCGGCCAGCATCGAGGCCGCCTGGGGGCTGCGGGCGCGCCCGGTGAAGGGGCCCAAGCCGGGGCTGAGCCTGGAGCGCATCGTGGACGCGGCGGTGGCGGTGGCGGCGTCCGAGGGGCTCGGCGGGGTGTCCATGGGGCGGGTCGCCAAGGACCTGGGCGCCTCGACGATGTCCCTCTACCGGTACGTGGCCGCCAAGGACGAGCTCTACGTACTGATGCAGGAGGCGGCCATGGGCCCGCCGCCCCCGCTGCCCGCCCTTGAGGAAGGGGCCGGCTGGCGGGCGGCGCTCTCGCAGTGGGCCTGGGCTCAGCGCGGCGTCTACCACCGCAACCTCTGGATGCTCCGCATCCCCATCGCCGGACCGCCCGCGAGCCCGCACTCCGTCGCCTGGTGGGAGCTGGGCCTCCAGGCCCTCGAAGGCAGCGGTCTGGGGCCGGGCGACGCCGTCTCCGTCATCCTTCTGGTCAGCGGCTTCGTGCGGAACGAGGCGCTGCTGATGGGCGATCTGGACGCCGCCGTCGAGGCCCGCGGCGTACCGGCGCAGGAGGTCATGGAGGGCTACGCCCGCACGCTGACCCGGCTCGTCGACCCCGAACGCCACCCCGCGCTCTCCCGGCTGATGGCCACCGACGTGATGTGGGTCCCGGACGAGCCCGACTACGAATTCCGGTTCGGCATCGAACGGGTGCTGGACGGGATCGAGGCGCTGATCCGCCGGCGGGAGCGGGACGCGGCTGCGGAGGGGGTCTGCGACGGGGACCTGTAGGGGGCAGGCAGCGGGACCGGTGGGGGTGGACGTCAAGTCCGGTTGAGGTCAAGGGCGTACGCTGCATGGTCATGAGCGGAGAGAAGCCCAGGTCCGGCGCGGTGGCGGACGAGGACGCGCCCCGTGGGCCGAACGTGCCGAACGCGCCGATGAGCCTGCGCGAGCGGAAGAAGCAGCTGACGTACCAGGCCGTGTCCGACGCCGCGATCGCCATGTTCATGGAGCGCGGCTTCGACAAGGTCTCGGTGGCGGAGGTCGCGGCCGCCGCGGACATCTCCAAGCCGACGCTCTTCCGGTACTTCCCGTCCAAGGAGGACCTGGCCCTGCACCGGTTCGCCGATCACGAGGACGAGTCGGCCCGGGTGGTCGCCGCCCGCGCGGACGGCGAATCCCCGCTCGACGCGCTGCGGCGCCACTTCCTGGAGGGCCTGGAGCGACGCGATCCGGTCACCGGCCTGTGCGACGTGCCCGAGGTGCTGGCGTTCCACCGGCTGCTGTACGGGACTCCGTCCCTGGTGGCCAGGCTCTACGCGTACCAGGGCCGCTCGGAGGCGGCCCTCGCCCGCGCCCTGGGGGACGGCGGGCCGGACCGGCTGGCGGCGGGCCAGATCATCGCGGTCCTGCGCATCCTGGCCCTGGACAACTGGCGCCGGATCAGCGCGGGGCAGAGCGCGGACGAGGTGTACGCGGACGCGGTGGAGGCGGCGGAGCTGGGATTCGTACAGCTGCGGTCGGGGCTGGGACCGGGCATGCGTTAGCCGTTGTCCCCGGCGTGCTGGACCGCTTCGGCTATCTCCCGTACCCGGTCGAACGTGATTCCGTTGCGCTGCTCCACCGCCAGCGGATGGTCGGTGGGCTCCAGTTCGATGAGCGGGCGCCGGCCGATCTCGCGGGTGTGGGCGTTGGTCCTGAGGTTGGTCGTACGGGGGGAGTAGAGCCCCAACTCGGTGGTCAGCCAGCCGAAGTACGGCTTCTCGGACTCCCGGCCCGGGGTCTCCCACACGTCGAGGGCGCGGCCGAAGTTCTCCCGGCTCAGTGACACCCAGACGCCCCAGGAGAAAGGTTCCCGGCTGCCCGCCACGGGTATCTCGATCAGGCCCTTGATGAAGTAGTGCTCGTGTCTGACGATGCACTGGTCCGTCGAGAGCATGCTGTCGGGATCGCTCTCCAGGCTCGCGTCCCAGACGTCGGGTGCCATGGTCGAGTACCCCATCGGGAGTTCCGAGTGGTGTCCGCCGCAGCGGGAGCAGGTGTAGCCGGGGTCGGGTGCCATGGGCGGGATCCTATGGCCGGAAGGGGCATCGGAGCCTCCTCGCTGTCCGGTGCCCGCCGACGGCTATGCGGATCGGACCGCGTCGGCGGCCCCGGTTCGGTGAGCCGCCTCGTGCTCCGGCCGGCCGGAGCCGGAGTGGGTGGGAGCGCCGGGG includes these proteins:
- a CDS encoding TetR/AcrR family transcriptional regulator, with product MTEENGSPGGTGLPASIEAAWGLRARPVKGPKPGLSLERIVDAAVAVAASEGLGGVSMGRVAKDLGASTMSLYRYVAAKDELYVLMQEAAMGPPPPLPALEEGAGWRAALSQWAWAQRGVYHRNLWMLRIPIAGPPASPHSVAWWELGLQALEGSGLGPGDAVSVILLVSGFVRNEALLMGDLDAAVEARGVPAQEVMEGYARTLTRLVDPERHPALSRLMATDVMWVPDEPDYEFRFGIERVLDGIEALIRRRERDAAAEGVCDGDL
- a CDS encoding TetR/AcrR family transcriptional regulator, with translation MVMSGEKPRSGAVADEDAPRGPNVPNAPMSLRERKKQLTYQAVSDAAIAMFMERGFDKVSVAEVAAAADISKPTLFRYFPSKEDLALHRFADHEDESARVVAARADGESPLDALRRHFLEGLERRDPVTGLCDVPEVLAFHRLLYGTPSLVARLYAYQGRSEAALARALGDGGPDRLAAGQIIAVLRILALDNWRRISAGQSADEVYADAVEAAELGFVQLRSGLGPGMR
- a CDS encoding DUF2199 domain-containing protein, producing the protein MAPDPGYTCSRCGGHHSELPMGYSTMAPDVWDASLESDPDSMLSTDQCIVRHEHYFIKGLIEIPVAGSREPFSWGVWVSLSRENFGRALDVWETPGRESEKPYFGWLTTELGLYSPRTTNLRTNAHTREIGRRPLIELEPTDHPLAVEQRNGITFDRVREIAEAVQHAGDNG